CCACCGACCTGAGCGCATTGCGCAAGCAACTGGCCGAACTGGTGGAGTTGGACCGCAGCGTGATACCGCCCAGCGCGGCTTACGTGAGCGATCAGATGACCCTCGATGAATTCAAGATCCTGGTGCAGGAGTTCGCTCTTGATGGCTTGACCGAGGCGCAGGTGTTTTACCACTTGATGCCGCGGCTGAGCCTCGCCGCCCAGATGCCGATGTTGCGCATGATGATCGACGAATTTGGCTCCGGTAACTTAAAGCGTTCCCACACGACCCTGTACATCGACCTGCTTAACGAACTGCAGATGCCCACCGACTTGGGGTTCTATATCGACGTCAACGCGGCGGCCGGTTTTTCGTTTCCCAATATGTTCTGTTGGCTGGCGATGCGGGCAGACGACCCGTCGTATTTCGCTGGGGTCATCACCTATTTCGAAACGGTTGTGCCGTTCTTTTTCGAGTGCTACACCTCGATATGTTCACGTTTGCAGATCAAGGCCCATACCTATTATTCCGAGCACGTCCACATCGATGTATTCCACGCTATTGAAGGACAGCGCCTGCTCAAGGCGATGGAGGCGGCAGGCGACCTGAACCCGACCAAAGCCTGGGAGGGGATATGCATGGGACGCGAAATAACCAACGTTGCTTTTGATGCCGCTGTTGATAAAGCCAGGCACCAGAAGTATTTCGA
This is a stretch of genomic DNA from Pseudomonas marvdashtae. It encodes these proteins:
- a CDS encoding iron-containing redox enzyme family protein, encoding MSELQKQLFLANRACIKQLKPLDGHILAFERDWIESTIDKTRTANPPTDLSALRKQLAELVELDRSVIPPSAAYVSDQMTLDEFKILVQEFALDGLTEAQVFYHLMPRLSLAAQMPMLRMMIDEFGSGNLKRSHTTLYIDLLNELQMPTDLGFYIDVNAAAGFSFPNMFCWLAMRADDPSYFAGVITYFETVVPFFFECYTSICSRLQIKAHTYYSEHVHIDVFHAIEGQRLLKAMEAAGDLNPTKAWEGICMGREITNVAFDAAVDKARHQKYFDKERMIERAI